Proteins from one Terriglobia bacterium genomic window:
- a CDS encoding methyltransferase domain-containing protein, with the protein MAFTNCYGDTTRAEAYAQLEFANTYYLAYRDIPAIVRDHVTGTRALDFGCGPGRSTRFARQLGFDAVGVDIAPEMIAKARTIDPAGDYRLVQDDNLSEFQAGAFDLVLSLFTFDNIPGFETKVRLFHDLGALLSASGKMVSVVSSPEIYTHEWASFSTKDYPENRLARSGDTVKIVTTDFADRRPTEDILWTDESYREVYDRARLSPVAAYKPLAKGDEPYLWVNETRIAPWVVYVLTRQAVGG; encoded by the coding sequence ATGGCGTTTACCAACTGCTATGGAGACACCACCCGGGCTGAGGCGTACGCGCAGCTCGAATTCGCCAATACCTACTACCTGGCCTACCGGGACATTCCCGCCATTGTCCGGGATCATGTCACCGGAACGCGGGCGCTCGATTTCGGCTGCGGCCCGGGGCGTTCGACCCGATTTGCGCGGCAGCTCGGCTTCGACGCCGTCGGCGTCGACATCGCACCCGAAATGATTGCGAAAGCCAGAACGATTGATCCCGCCGGCGATTACCGTTTGGTCCAGGATGATAATTTGAGCGAGTTTCAGGCGGGTGCGTTCGATCTGGTCCTTTCCCTTTTCACCTTCGACAACATCCCCGGGTTCGAAACGAAGGTGCGGCTGTTCCACGATCTGGGAGCCCTGTTGAGTGCCTCAGGGAAAATGGTCAGCGTCGTCTCGTCCCCTGAAATCTATACCCATGAGTGGGCGTCGTTCTCAACAAAGGACTATCCCGAGAACCGTTTGGCGCGATCGGGAGACACGGTGAAAATCGTCACCACCGACTTCGCCGACCGCAGACCCACCGAAGATATTCTCTGGACCGATGAATCCTACCGCGAGGTTTACGACCGTGCCCGTCTGAGTCCGGTTGCAGCGTACAAGCCCCTGGCCAAAGGCGATGAGCCCTACCTGTGGGTCAATGAAACGAGGATCGCCCCGTGGGTCGTTTATGTGCTCACGCGGCAAGCGGTTGGGGGATAA
- a CDS encoding ATP-dependent Clp protease proteolytic subunit has protein sequence MIVPMDIFRPNPSRAVYVQGVIDEKLVYRLTPRIVFLQSQNRSPITVYIDSVGGNISHMESLWRLLTASNQDFALPCRIITVVTSRAASAAADLLSSGDYAIALPQSTILYHGSRTFREMPMTVETTSMLAQLLRMTNETYAMELVRKIESRFMFRFMLSKDRFDDIRKKNPRKQMTDTECFLAVISDSLSARAKKLFETARERHGRYDALLKAAKRKKAYKEVAKTEAARIKAIVDFEVTNNKGDKDWTFQGGGLTRLTDDFFLLNEHLASSQSDRLNALCSQWGWFSLSKDEQAEVSQSPDADRTKLLINKVRPLLEPLWAFFVALCHALQEGDNELTATDAFWLGLIDEVMGDSGLPCFRLIAEYRADPPKPEIARGNEESKTISERQVTGQTSDQAGR, from the coding sequence TTGATCGTTCCAATGGACATTTTTAGGCCCAATCCTTCCAGGGCAGTTTACGTTCAAGGCGTCATCGATGAGAAGCTCGTTTACCGCCTTACTCCACGGATCGTTTTTCTCCAGAGCCAAAATCGGTCTCCGATCACCGTCTATATCGATAGCGTTGGGGGAAACATCTCCCACATGGAAAGCTTATGGAGGTTGCTTACTGCTTCGAATCAAGATTTTGCTCTACCTTGTCGTATCATCACCGTTGTTACATCTAGGGCGGCAAGCGCTGCGGCTGACCTGCTCTCGTCGGGAGACTACGCTATAGCTCTACCTCAAAGTACGATTCTTTATCACGGCTCTAGAACATTTCGGGAAATGCCAATGACGGTCGAAACGACATCGATGCTGGCCCAACTCCTGCGAATGACCAATGAGACATACGCAATGGAACTCGTTCGCAAGATCGAAAGCCGATTCATGTTTCGTTTCATGCTGTCGAAGGACCGGTTCGATGATATCCGAAAAAAGAATCCTCGGAAACAAATGACGGATACAGAATGCTTCCTCGCCGTCATATCGGATAGCCTTTCCGCTCGGGCCAAGAAGCTCTTTGAAACCGCCCGCGAGCGCCACGGAAGATATGATGCGCTTCTGAAAGCGGCCAAGCGTAAGAAGGCATACAAGGAAGTGGCAAAAACTGAAGCTGCCCGAATAAAAGCAATCGTAGACTTTGAGGTAACGAATAACAAAGGTGACAAGGACTGGACCTTTCAGGGTGGGGGCCTGACGCGGCTGACCGATGACTTTTTCCTCCTCAATGAACACCTAGCAAGTTCCCAAAGCGACCGGCTGAACGCGTTATGCTCTCAGTGGGGATGGTTCTCGCTAAGCAAAGATGAACAAGCAGAAGTAAGTCAGTCCCCAGACGCAGATAGAACGAAACTTCTAATCAATAAAGTTCGGCCACTATTGGAGCCACTATGGGCATTTTTTGTGGCACTCTGTCATGCCTTGCAGGAAGGAGATAACGAACTTACGGCGACAGATGCCTTCTGGCTTGGACTCATTGACGAAGTGATGGGTGATAGTGGATTGCCATGCTTTCGGCTCATAGCTGAGTACCGAGCAGACCCCCCGAAGCCCGAGATTGCAAGGGGCAATGAAGAGTCGAAAACTATAAGTGAAAGACAAGTTACTGGTCAAACCAGCGACCAAGCAGGGAGGTAA
- a CDS encoding helix-turn-helix domain-containing protein, translating to MVGKITLGSRIRALRLDAKLSQRDLAARLAKPLKGFDFTYLSKIENDRLVPSASAILALAAELRGNSDELLALAGKAPADVGNMLQKSEGARMFFRSALSKGLSEEDWKNLLLDIQNKMR from the coding sequence GTGGTAGGCAAAATTACGCTTGGAAGTCGGATCAGGGCGCTGAGGCTCGATGCCAAACTCTCGCAGCGTGATCTGGCCGCTCGCCTCGCAAAACCGCTGAAAGGCTTCGATTTCACCTACCTCTCCAAGATCGAAAACGACCGGCTTGTGCCCTCAGCATCAGCGATCCTAGCCTTAGCGGCAGAACTAAGAGGCAATAGTGATGAGCTGCTAGCCCTCGCTGGCAAGGCTCCGGCGGATGTCGGCAATATGCTCCAAAAAAGTGAAGGTGCTCGGATGTTTTTTCGATCTGCCCTGTCTAAAGGGCTTTCGGAGGAGGATTGGAAGAACCTGTTGCTAGACATTCAGAATAAAATGAGATGA
- a CDS encoding DUF3892 domain-containing protein, whose protein sequence is MKEFEITCINKPDRSNTHEHITYIGNLAGLWRISRDAAILRIESKQEAFYTVDRSTGNKVYIGVVRGDGNKAAYLRTYSDGKWKDNLLALDDCTGACRIIG, encoded by the coding sequence ATGAAGGAATTTGAGATTACGTGTATCAATAAACCAGACCGTTCCAACACCCATGAGCACATCACATACATCGGCAATCTCGCTGGCCTTTGGCGTATCTCTCGGGATGCGGCGATTCTGAGGATCGAATCGAAGCAGGAAGCTTTTTATACAGTCGATCGCTCCACCGGAAACAAAGTCTATATCGGCGTCGTCAGAGGGGATGGCAATAAAGCCGCCTACCTCAGGACATACTCCGATGGCAAATGGAAGGATAATCTACTGGCTCTGGATGATTGTACTGGTGCTTGTCGGATCATCGGTTAG
- a CDS encoding nucleotidyltransferase, whose translation MPRTIDEGFRDFLTKLTPTTVESESAKFHRASIEACLKNNFGLKRFARIGSFGNGTSISGYSDVDYLACLPTDQLTLLSTSSLTKVRNALEARFPDTGVTVNCPAVAVPFGWRKAESTEIVPADHVNECNGFKVYDIADCASGWMNASPDAHNAYVRSLDDKLGGKVKPLVRFIKAWKYYRNVPISSFYLELRVAKYASSESAIVYDIDVQRVLRLLWDNQLADMRDPMGISGYISACKSDALREDALSKLETAVTRAEKARQATGIENISIGFDWWRLVYDNEFPTYYY comes from the coding sequence ATGCCAAGAACAATTGATGAAGGATTCCGGGACTTCCTAACAAAATTGACCCCAACCACTGTGGAGTCTGAGTCAGCCAAATTCCACCGCGCCTCCATTGAGGCTTGCTTGAAGAACAACTTTGGACTCAAGCGATTTGCCCGAATTGGATCATTTGGAAACGGCACGAGCATTTCGGGATACAGCGACGTTGATTATTTGGCCTGTCTGCCGACGGACCAACTCACTCTCCTATCTACCTCGTCTCTGACAAAAGTTCGAAACGCCCTTGAGGCTCGGTTTCCCGATACGGGGGTTACGGTAAATTGCCCTGCTGTTGCCGTCCCTTTTGGCTGGAGGAAAGCAGAGAGCACTGAAATTGTCCCCGCCGATCATGTCAACGAATGCAATGGCTTCAAAGTTTATGATATCGCAGACTGTGCGTCTGGGTGGATGAACGCCAGTCCAGATGCCCACAATGCTTATGTGAGATCGCTCGATGATAAGCTCGGTGGGAAAGTCAAGCCCCTCGTACGTTTTATCAAGGCTTGGAAGTATTACCGAAATGTTCCGATTTCTTCGTTTTATCTTGAGCTGCGCGTCGCAAAGTACGCGAGTAGTGAATCAGCAATAGTGTACGACATTGACGTTCAAAGAGTGCTTCGGCTTCTGTGGGATAATCAGCTCGCTGATATGCGGGATCCGATGGGCATTTCTGGCTATATTTCAGCCTGCAAATCCGACGCGTTACGCGAGGATGCTCTGTCGAAGCTGGAGACAGCGGTTACACGAGCGGAGAAAGCCCGACAAGCGACGGGAATTGAGAACATTTCGATCGGATTTGATTGGTGGCGGCTTGTCTATGATAACGAATTTCCAACTTACTACTACTGA
- a CDS encoding N-6 DNA methylase → MSVLTPMSVNSNLRLSGRARKSTGSHYTPSILSDFVAHQIVDAWASKKSAPEVCILDPAVGDGELLHSIMREASNQMDSKLHIFGFETNEAALNAAKARIRKCFPKARMSMMCESFLDFVLESYGLTRQNTLFERMSVNKFDLVIANPPYVRTQVMGAKRASELSRRFNLSGRVDLYYAFIQGIAATLRPGGIAGIIVSNRFMTTKSGASIRASIREEFDILHVWDMGDTKLFEAAVLPAVLLLRKKDKTGNSAVSLFTTIYTTRSEGESLHCESVIDAINCAGIVDVKGGKRFLVQHGSLDCGSGATGVWRIATPNSDAWLEQVDRHTFCTFGYLGKVRVGVKTCADKVFIGSHWDQLPENRRPELLRPLATHHVARRFRAIVPELQQRILYTHEVVGGKRVAVDLKKYPRTAQFLRRFRAELEARKYVLDAGRNWYEIWVPQDPNAWTSPKLVFPDISERPTFWMDLTGSVVNGDCYWLMCENVGQTELLWLALAVANSSFIETYYDHRFNNKLYAGRRRFITQYVQEFPLPSCETDIGKELIEIAKRIYELTPSREASRLERRLNDLVWFSFGFSLKETSR, encoded by the coding sequence ATGAGCGTACTCACCCCAATGTCTGTAAATTCCAATTTACGCCTTTCTGGCAGGGCTCGCAAATCCACTGGTTCACATTACACCCCCTCGATCCTGTCTGATTTTGTTGCGCATCAGATTGTGGATGCTTGGGCGTCAAAGAAAAGTGCTCCTGAGGTCTGCATCCTTGATCCCGCAGTAGGCGACGGCGAGCTTCTTCATTCAATTATGCGGGAAGCATCAAACCAGATGGACTCGAAACTTCACATCTTTGGTTTTGAGACCAATGAGGCTGCCCTGAATGCCGCTAAAGCGCGTATAAGGAAGTGTTTTCCCAAGGCCAGAATGTCCATGATGTGTGAAAGTTTTTTGGATTTTGTTTTGGAATCCTACGGTCTCACAAGACAGAACACTTTGTTTGAAAGAATGTCCGTAAACAAATTCGATTTGGTGATTGCTAATCCGCCATATGTTAGGACGCAAGTGATGGGTGCCAAGCGGGCGAGTGAACTGTCTCGGCGATTTAATCTCTCTGGGCGCGTTGACCTGTACTACGCATTCATACAAGGTATAGCAGCTACCTTGCGACCAGGCGGAATTGCTGGAATCATAGTATCGAATCGGTTTATGACTACGAAGTCAGGCGCGAGCATACGCGCTAGCATAAGAGAAGAGTTTGATATTTTACATGTATGGGATATGGGGGACACAAAGCTCTTCGAGGCTGCTGTCCTCCCGGCGGTCCTCCTCTTAAGAAAGAAAGATAAAACCGGAAATTCAGCAGTTTCTCTTTTTACCACGATATATACGACGCGTTCAGAGGGGGAATCTCTGCATTGTGAATCGGTGATAGACGCGATTAATTGTGCCGGAATAGTCGATGTGAAAGGCGGCAAACGCTTCCTGGTTCAACACGGCAGTTTAGATTGTGGGTCGGGCGCGACTGGAGTATGGCGTATTGCGACTCCAAATTCCGACGCGTGGCTCGAACAGGTCGATCGCCATACATTTTGTACGTTTGGATATCTAGGTAAGGTCCGCGTAGGAGTGAAGACTTGCGCAGATAAAGTGTTTATTGGGTCCCACTGGGATCAACTTCCGGAAAACCGGAGACCGGAGCTTTTGCGACCACTGGCAACACACCACGTGGCTAGGCGGTTCAGAGCAATAGTGCCCGAGTTGCAGCAGCGCATTTTATATACACATGAGGTTGTCGGGGGTAAAAGAGTTGCGGTGGATCTCAAAAAGTATCCACGTACCGCGCAGTTTTTGAGACGATTTCGGGCCGAACTAGAAGCGCGAAAATATGTTCTGGATGCGGGGAGAAATTGGTACGAGATATGGGTACCTCAAGATCCGAATGCATGGACTTCTCCTAAGTTGGTTTTTCCAGACATTTCAGAAAGACCGACGTTTTGGATGGATCTCACCGGTTCCGTAGTAAACGGTGACTGCTATTGGCTGATGTGTGAAAATGTCGGACAGACTGAATTGCTCTGGCTTGCTCTGGCAGTGGCCAATTCTTCATTCATCGAAACTTACTATGATCACCGCTTTAATAATAAACTATATGCTGGTCGTAGACGATTCATTACACAGTATGTCCAGGAGTTCCCTCTTCCATCCTGTGAGACCGATATCGGGAAGGAACTCATCGAAATTGCGAAAAGAATATATGAGTTGACACCATCGCGCGAGGCCTCGAGATTGGAGAGGCGACTGAACGATCTCGTGTGGTTCTCGTTTGGTTTCTCACTGAAAGAAACCAGTCGGTAG
- a CDS encoding restriction endonuclease has translation MSGDSQLAKRFVTAISKSGLSIYDKIEVGSDLWIPSPELEVLLNEGLRNTPLFGLPLRTRSKVVKEKICRILGYPIPSSFKKSHPRFLGQLFDTYIQKSNNLQVWNEELDPGRRYVIIRVSGNDRIERVKVVSGNALAKLDTTGTLTQKYQARLTTRSEPAELVTQQDTENLLACLLTHNPPTVFQPSPTDHPSASDLLPIGVVYERLSQLIGQGFSDIGSDQERNRGGQLHRLVCMKLGYLHYADDGSFPDIRNQLLEVKLQTSPTIDLGLVLPNSRDLLDVPNIRGMQIRHCDVRYALFYASTRSNFITLTHFYLTTGEAFFTRFTRFEGMVLNRKLQIPLPTGFFQ, from the coding sequence ATGAGCGGTGACTCCCAACTTGCCAAGCGCTTTGTTACTGCAATCAGCAAAAGCGGTCTTTCCATTTATGACAAGATCGAGGTGGGTTCAGACCTTTGGATACCGTCTCCTGAATTGGAGGTTCTCCTTAACGAGGGGTTGCGAAACACTCCTCTTTTCGGTTTGCCGCTAAGAACTCGATCAAAGGTTGTTAAGGAAAAGATATGTCGAATCCTTGGTTATCCCATACCGTCCTCTTTCAAAAAGAGCCATCCACGATTTCTCGGCCAACTCTTCGACACTTACATTCAGAAATCGAACAACCTGCAAGTCTGGAACGAGGAATTGGATCCTGGCCGGCGATATGTGATCATCCGTGTGTCCGGGAATGATCGGATAGAACGAGTGAAAGTGGTCAGCGGTAACGCATTAGCAAAATTAGACACCACTGGAACTTTGACGCAGAAGTACCAGGCACGCCTTACCACTCGTTCGGAGCCAGCTGAACTTGTCACTCAACAGGACACAGAAAACCTTCTGGCGTGTCTGCTCACACATAACCCACCCACGGTCTTCCAACCGAGTCCGACTGACCACCCCAGCGCAAGTGACTTGCTTCCGATCGGTGTGGTCTATGAGCGGCTTTCCCAGCTAATCGGGCAAGGGTTTTCTGATATTGGATCAGATCAAGAACGAAACCGTGGGGGACAACTTCACCGGCTCGTATGCATGAAGCTCGGATATTTGCACTACGCAGATGACGGCAGCTTCCCAGACATTCGTAACCAGCTTTTGGAGGTGAAACTGCAAACATCTCCCACCATTGATCTGGGCCTCGTGCTACCCAATAGTAGAGATCTTCTTGACGTTCCAAACATTCGAGGGATGCAAATACGTCACTGCGACGTCCGATACGCTTTGTTTTATGCCAGCACGAGGAGCAATTTTATTACACTGACTCATTTTTATCTAACTACAGGAGAGGCTTTCTTTACGCGCTTCACCCGGTTCGAAGGGATGGTATTGAACAGAAAGCTTCAGATACCGCTACCGACTGGTTTCTTTCAGTGA
- a CDS encoding helix-turn-helix transcriptional regulator: MNNNLDLELRNILAENLRAFRRKKNLSQEEFASKCGLHRTYIGSVERSERNVTLRTLVDLATALRTSVPNLLTKR; the protein is encoded by the coding sequence ATGAATAACAACCTTGACCTCGAACTACGAAATATTCTCGCCGAGAACTTGCGCGCATTCCGTCGTAAGAAGAATCTTTCGCAAGAAGAATTCGCTAGCAAATGTGGTCTGCACAGAACGTACATTGGCTCAGTCGAACGCTCAGAACGCAACGTGACATTGCGTACCTTGGTTGACCTTGCGACCGCTCTACGAACCTCGGTCCCCAATCTCTTGACGAAGAGGTGA
- a CDS encoding alpha/beta fold hydrolase has protein sequence MRKRILLLFLLLLHCSAGVAANHPTPVQGDFTIKNYEFESAETLPLLKLHYRTLGTPVRDEKGIIRNAVLILHGTGGAGTQFLTDTFAGVLFGPGQLLDATKYFIILPDNVGHGQSTKPSDGMHARFPHYGYHDMVVLQHRLLTEGLGVNHLRLVMGTSMGGMHAWMWGEMYPDFMDALMPLASLPVQIAGRNRMTRRMVLDSIRNDPEWKNGEYKTQPRGLTSAIYTMIFMTSTPLYWQNQAPTLPEADKMFDDLVKLRLSRTDANDMLYQFDASRDYDPSPQLEAIKAPLLAINSADDQVNPPELGIAEQQIKRVKRGRFVLIPISDRTRGHGTHSLPEVWKDHLEALLRESGKRGE, from the coding sequence ATGAGAAAAAGGATCCTCCTGCTTTTTTTATTACTTCTTCACTGTTCGGCTGGGGTTGCAGCCAACCATCCCACACCCGTTCAGGGCGACTTCACGATCAAGAATTACGAGTTTGAGAGTGCGGAGACCCTGCCGTTGTTGAAGCTGCATTACCGGACGCTGGGCACTCCGGTCCGCGATGAAAAAGGAATAATCCGCAATGCGGTGCTGATCCTGCATGGAACCGGCGGGGCGGGGACACAGTTCTTGACCGACACGTTTGCCGGCGTGCTGTTCGGGCCGGGACAACTGCTCGATGCCACCAAGTATTTCATCATCCTGCCCGACAACGTCGGCCACGGGCAGTCGACGAAGCCCAGCGATGGAATGCACGCGCGCTTTCCTCATTACGGCTACCACGACATGGTGGTCCTCCAGCACCGGCTCCTGACCGAAGGCCTGGGGGTAAACCATCTCCGCCTGGTGATGGGCACCTCGATGGGCGGGATGCACGCGTGGATGTGGGGGGAGATGTACCCGGACTTCATGGACGCGCTGATGCCGCTCGCCAGCCTGCCTGTCCAGATCGCGGGCCGCAATCGCATGACCCGCCGCATGGTCCTCGATTCCATCCGAAACGATCCCGAATGGAAAAACGGGGAATACAAGACCCAACCACGCGGCTTGACGAGCGCCATTTACACGATGATCTTTATGACCAGCACTCCGCTGTACTGGCAGAACCAGGCGCCTACCCTTCCGGAGGCTGACAAGATGTTTGACGACCTGGTGAAGCTGCGTCTTTCCCGTACCGACGCCAACGATATGCTGTACCAGTTCGACGCGTCACGCGACTATGATCCGTCGCCACAGCTCGAAGCGATCAAAGCGCCGCTCCTCGCCATCAACTCCGCCGACGATCAGGTGAATCCGCCGGAGCTGGGCATTGCCGAACAGCAAATCAAGCGCGTGAAACGGGGGCGGTTCGTTTTGATTCCGATCAGCGATAGGACTCGGGGACACGGGACTCACTCGCTGCCAGAAGTTTGGAAGGATCATCTTGAGGCGCTATTAAGAGAATCCGGCAAGAGGGGCGAGTGA
- a CDS encoding tetratricopeptide repeat protein codes for MNGAAAEYREAIRLNPKAAAAHNSLGDILFNAKDHEGAIVEFREAIRLKPDYAEAHGNLGYVLSAKKYLAGAIEELREAIRLKPELDWARRELVRVLQEKGDLEGAIAQYREAIRVEPTWTWCRQELVDTFKKKGDLNEALAALREVLQSKPDDALAHNDVGNLLYDKGDYAEAILEYREAIRLKPDDGVLHFNLAQALQQKGKLEVAIAECRKAISLKPNDAGIYNALGNMLFSKDLFADAGTKYKQAISLDPSVGVYHHNLGQVLYRQGDIESSITKYQEAIRLDPNLAVAHFNLGVALEGKGNRIAALREYRAAHKIEPDNADYRAASDRLWDQSKK; via the coding sequence TTGAACGGGGCCGCAGCAGAATACCGGGAAGCCATCCGGCTGAATCCGAAAGCAGCTGCAGCGCACAACTCCCTCGGCGACATACTCTTCAACGCGAAGGATCATGAGGGCGCCATCGTCGAGTTCCGGGAGGCGATCCGGCTGAAGCCCGACTATGCCGAGGCCCACGGAAACCTCGGCTATGTGCTCTCTGCCAAGAAATACCTGGCCGGGGCCATCGAAGAGTTGCGCGAAGCGATCCGCCTGAAGCCGGAGCTGGACTGGGCGCGCAGGGAGTTGGTACGCGTGCTCCAGGAAAAAGGCGACCTGGAGGGGGCCATCGCCCAGTACCGCGAGGCGATCCGGGTGGAACCCACCTGGACTTGGTGCCGGCAGGAGCTTGTTGATACGTTCAAGAAGAAGGGCGACCTGAATGAGGCTCTCGCGGCGCTACGCGAAGTGCTCCAGTCGAAGCCGGACGATGCCCTGGCTCACAACGACGTTGGAAATTTGCTGTATGACAAGGGCGACTATGCGGAGGCCATTTTGGAGTATCGGGAGGCCATCCGTCTCAAGCCGGACGACGGGGTGCTCCATTTCAATCTCGCCCAGGCACTTCAACAGAAAGGCAAATTGGAAGTCGCCATCGCCGAATGCCGGAAGGCCATCAGCCTGAAACCAAACGACGCCGGCATCTACAATGCTCTTGGAAACATGCTCTTTTCAAAAGACCTCTTTGCCGACGCAGGCACTAAATATAAGCAGGCGATCAGCCTCGATCCATCCGTCGGGGTCTATCACCATAACCTCGGCCAGGTGCTTTATCGGCAGGGTGATATAGAAAGCTCGATCACGAAATACCAGGAAGCCATCCGCCTGGACCCAAACCTGGCGGTGGCGCACTTTAACCTGGGAGTCGCTCTGGAAGGCAAAGGTAACCGGATCGCTGCTCTAAGAGAATACCGCGCTGCCCACAAAATCGAGCCCGATAATGCTGATTATCGGGCTGCCTCCGACAGACTCTGGGACCAGTCAAAGAAGTAA
- a CDS encoding tetratricopeptide repeat protein: protein MSGVKSALIIANSQYEHTGLRQLTAPTQDAQALADVLADPTIGGFEVRTLVNQRCAEVMHEIEKFYRSRTRDDLLPLYFSGHGLKDEDGKLYLAALNTDPQWLRSTAIPDHFVNEVMAGSRSKRQVLLLDCCYSGAFAKALLAKGEANVVLKDHFEGRGRVLLTASDAVQYSFESGIFESAVESSGSVFTQTLVEGLRSGEADQDGDGVVSLDELYDFVHDRVLDVTPHQRPMKWELDVEGEIIIARNPAPFVNPSDLPQDIRDAIGSKFPSIREEAIHELERLLRGRHRGLALAARTALKTLTADDSRRVSDAAEKCLAANPAPAAPEEMILQSSPGAVAPPAQPKEEITTRPERKTQEEAERKAPPAAEPRRLETQKAEAVRLAPEKEESRTRCEQGVALFKKRDVEGAIAEYRAALRLDKDNAEAHNGLGDALFEKEDWDGAMAEFREALRLNPQFAEAQRNIGVVFDQKGELDEAMEEYRKALRLNPDSAEAHTAVANGLRVKGDLEGALAECREAIRLKPAYASAHNICGLVLSDKGDLDEALPSTPPPCI, encoded by the coding sequence GTGAGCGGGGTCAAAAGCGCCCTGATCATCGCCAATTCGCAGTACGAGCACACTGGCCTGCGACAACTGACCGCGCCCACCCAGGATGCACAGGCCCTGGCCGACGTCCTGGCGGACCCCACGATCGGGGGATTTGAAGTCCGGACGCTTGTCAATCAGCGCTGCGCCGAGGTCATGCATGAAATCGAGAAATTCTATCGCTCCCGCACCCGCGACGACCTCTTGCCGCTCTATTTCTCCGGTCATGGGTTGAAGGACGAGGATGGGAAACTCTATCTGGCAGCCCTCAATACCGATCCGCAGTGGCTGCGCTCCACCGCCATCCCCGACCATTTCGTCAACGAGGTCATGGCCGGAAGCCGGTCCAAACGACAAGTGCTGCTGCTGGACTGCTGCTACAGCGGGGCGTTTGCAAAAGCCCTGTTGGCCAAAGGCGAGGCCAACGTGGTTCTGAAGGATCATTTCGAGGGACGAGGGCGGGTGCTGCTGACCGCCTCCGACGCCGTCCAGTATTCCTTCGAATCCGGCATCTTCGAATCGGCGGTCGAGAGCTCGGGTTCGGTCTTTACTCAAACGCTGGTGGAGGGGCTTCGGTCAGGAGAGGCCGATCAGGATGGCGACGGCGTCGTCTCCCTCGACGAGCTTTACGACTTTGTACATGACCGTGTCCTGGATGTGACGCCTCACCAAAGACCCATGAAGTGGGAGTTGGACGTGGAGGGCGAAATCATCATCGCCCGCAATCCCGCCCCTTTCGTGAATCCCTCGGATCTGCCCCAGGACATTCGCGATGCCATCGGCAGCAAGTTTCCCAGTATCCGCGAAGAGGCCATCCACGAACTGGAACGTCTGCTCCGCGGCAGACACCGCGGGCTCGCCCTTGCAGCTCGCACGGCGCTCAAGACCCTCACCGCGGATGACAGCCGCAGGGTCTCAGACGCCGCCGAGAAATGCCTTGCCGCAAACCCGGCGCCCGCCGCCCCCGAGGAAATGATCCTCCAGAGTTCCCCGGGTGCCGTGGCCCCACCTGCCCAGCCGAAAGAAGAGATCACAACTCGCCCCGAACGGAAAACGCAGGAGGAAGCGGAGAGGAAAGCACCCCCGGCGGCTGAACCAAGACGATTGGAGACCCAAAAAGCGGAAGCCGTACGCCTGGCTCCTGAAAAGGAAGAGAGCCGAACACGCTGTGAACAGGGTGTCGCACTCTTCAAGAAACGCGATGTGGAGGGCGCCATCGCCGAGTATCGGGCGGCACTCCGGTTGGATAAGGACAATGCGGAGGCGCACAACGGCCTGGGTGATGCCCTCTTCGAAAAAGAGGACTGGGACGGGGCCATGGCCGAGTTTCGTGAAGCACTGCGCCTGAATCCCCAATTCGCCGAGGCCCAACGAAACATCGGCGTCGTCTTCGACCAAAAGGGGGAGTTGGACGAGGCGATGGAAGAATATCGCAAGGCGTTGCGGCTGAACCCCGATTCTGCCGAAGCCCACACGGCAGTCGCCAACGGACTCCGCGTGAAGGGAGATCTTGAGGGGGCACTGGCCGAGTGCCGTGAAGCCATTCGTCTAAAACCGGCGTACGCGAGTGCGCACAATATTTGCGGGTTGGTCCTCTCTGACAAAGGCGACCTGGATGAAGCCCTCCCGAGCACACCACCGCCCTGCATCTGA